Proteins from a single region of Bacteroidales bacterium:
- a CDS encoding HYR domain-containing protein: EADNCTASPVVAFVSDVSDGNTCPELITRTYSVTDDCGNQILVTQTITVDDDTPPDLTCPSDITQECGDKDPVIKIPVATDNCDEDVKVTWTRSDGLSSAALDDINSTFEVGETTITFIANDDCGNKSTCTILVTVIPCDASYCTYTQGFYGNEGGLTCDGMTAQDLMENAFDMWTDDFVEFGDADNDKVFTLTLDDILNGNIFKMLPGEGPSAALKGDATYSDSNTWLYVPISNKGTIKNNLLAQTMTLWFSLANDPALGNLEIDDRYIITAESETCGSEIPVIGTEWYTEIPQSIFEYFGEEEFTVNELLELANQALGDVISKDDISFADITEALDAINNAFDECRILMSFEEAEPLDIPRTGSDLEEDLSFVTQLPLYGTPVMDIDYKVYPNPFKHKVFFDIKANENTSLKLVIITSTGQLVEVLYDGEVLDGTEYKFVFDSKSYTDAMFLFRIITDHSDSTGQLIKAR; the protein is encoded by the coding sequence ATGAGGCGGATAACTGCACGGCTTCCCCGGTGGTAGCTTTTGTGAGTGATGTGAGTGATGGGAATACTTGTCCGGAGCTTATCACGCGGACCTATAGTGTGACCGATGATTGTGGTAACCAGATCCTGGTTACCCAGACCATCACCGTCGATGATGATACACCTCCGGATTTAACATGCCCATCCGATATAACTCAAGAATGTGGTGATAAGGATCCAGTTATTAAGATCCCGGTTGCAACGGATAATTGTGATGAAGATGTGAAAGTGACCTGGACCAGATCTGATGGATTGTCCTCTGCTGCACTTGATGACATAAATTCAACATTTGAAGTAGGTGAAACTACGATTACCTTCATTGCTAATGATGATTGTGGAAACAAATCTACATGTACAATACTGGTGACAGTTATCCCTTGTGATGCTTCGTATTGTACATATACGCAAGGATTTTATGGAAATGAGGGAGGTTTAACCTGCGATGGAATGACAGCTCAGGACTTAATGGAGAATGCTTTCGATATGTGGACAGATGATTTTGTAGAATTTGGAGATGCTGATAACGATAAAGTGTTCACCTTGACACTTGATGATATTTTGAATGGGAACATATTCAAAATGCTACCGGGTGAAGGACCTTCAGCTGCTTTAAAAGGCGATGCCACTTACAGCGATTCGAATACTTGGTTATATGTACCGATATCGAACAAAGGGACCATCAAGAATAATCTTCTTGCACAAACCATGACATTGTGGTTTAGCTTAGCGAATGATCCGGCTCTAGGTAATCTAGAGATTGATGACAGATATATCATTACTGCCGAAAGTGAAACCTGTGGGTCCGAAATTCCTGTGATAGGGACGGAATGGTATACGGAGATACCTCAGAGTATTTTTGAATACTTTGGTGAGGAGGAATTTACGGTGAATGAACTGCTCGAGCTGGCAAATCAGGCTCTTGGAGATGTGATCAGTAAGGATGACATTTCATTCGCGGATATTACGGAAGCGTTGGATGCAATTAATAATGCCTTTGATGAGTGCAGAATTCTTATGAGCTTTGAAGAGGCTGAGCCTCTTGATATTCCAAGGACAGGTTCTGATCTTGAGGAGGATTTAAGTTTTGTGACCCAGTTGCCATTGTACGGTACTCCGGTTATGGATATTGATTACAAGGTCTATCCAAATCCATTCAAACATAAGGTATTCTTTGACATAAAAGCCAATGAAAATACCTCACTGAAGCTTGTGATCATTACTTCAACGGGTCAGCTTGTGGAGGTGCTCTATGATGGAGAAGTCTTGGATGGGACCGAATATAAATTCGTGTTTGATAGTAAGTCTTACACGGATGCCATGTTCCTTTTCAGGATCATCACTGATCACAGTGATTCAACTGGTCAACTGATAAAAGCGAGATAG